AAATCCACTTCCACATCACTGACATTCACCGCCGTGATCGGCAGCCCTTTAGTCAGACGATGGGCGAGAAAGTTACCCTGACTGGCAAAGCTGAGGCTTTTCTGCAGCGCCGGTGTAGTGATGTCTGCCTGCATGGAGGCCACCACCCGGTCCGTGATTTTCAGACTGGCACCCAGTGCCGACGGCAGCCCTTCGTTAACGCGGATGTGATACTGGGTTTCGGGCTCCAGATAGGGGAAATACAGACGGGTACCGCTGTCATCAGCGATCCAGCCACCGTCCAGCGCTTTGCCATCGGCACGGCTAAGCGTCAGCCACTTGCTGAGATCCTGCGTCAGATCAGCCGGTGCAGACAGAATCACTGACGCCGCCAGACTGCCCTTGTAGCTGCCCTGCCCCATATCCAGCACCTTGAAGGGCACATCGGCGTATTTCTTTTTCACCGCTGCCATATCCAGCACGGGCTGTTGCAGCGTCTTGCCCTGCCCGGCCTCTCCTTCTGCCACGGCAGGCTGCGCCTGACTGGCGGGCACCTCTGCTGATGCCGGGGAAGAAGCCGCGGAGGAGGCGGTATCGGTTGAATTAGCGGTGACTTCGGCAGCGGCCGGAGCCGTCGTTGCAGTCTGGCTGGTGGTTTGACTCTGTGCCGCATCATTAGCGGCTTTAGCAGCGTCATCCTGGTCATTACAACCACTGAGCCAGGTCGTCAGAAAAAGCAGGAATACGAGGGAATAAGCACGGGCTGCCATGAGGAGGGGTCCTGTATCACGTCCTGTGGTAAGCATAGCCAACTTTAAGGCCAGCGCATCTTACTATGCATCCAAACGTAACAGTAGGTTAATTTCTGGTGATGTTCTGCATCCCGACCTGCCCGCCTCCTGACAGTTCTGAGACCTGCTGACCACTGTTAACAGCTCTCAGATATAACGATACGTGATGATTAAAATAAAATTACAGGATTAGATTTATTACTCGCCCCTCTTCACCATAACGCCATTCCGACAAGCCTGTGCCTTGTCCGGTAACGCTGCCCCATCCACCTCAACGGTCATGGGTCAGCCAGCCTCCTCACCCTGTTACGGAACACTCATCATGAAAATGAATGCCATCATCTGGCCTGAAGGCTATGTGCCCGGCTATACCGAAAACTACGTATCCAATGAAGTGATTGTCGCGGGCCTGAGTGCCGCAGATATCTGGCCCCTGCTCGCAACTCCCTCGGAGTGGCCCGGCTATTACACCAACTCAGCCAATGTGCGCTTTTATGATGAGCAGGGCCCGGTGCTGACCTGTGATGACCGCTTCTACTTTGAGACCTTCGGCTTTCCGGTGGAAGCGCGGTGCAATGAGTTCGTTGCTCCCACCGCAGACCAGCCCGGACGGGTTGCCTGGCACGGCTGGGCAGGCGAAGAAGGCAGCGAATCCCGGCTGGACGTGCACCATGCCTGGCTGGTGGAAAATCTGGAAGGCGGTCGAGTACGCATCCTGACGCAGGAAACGCAGAAAGGTAAGCCTGCTGCAGAGCTACATGTGGCTAAACCCAACCCGATGATCAATGGTCATCAGGACTGGCTGGACGGTCTGGTGAGCGCCGCTCGTGCCCGCAAGGCTCAGGCACAATAATGACGGTGGCCATCGACATGATGATGTCGATGGCCTTGGGCTTTCCGCAGACATTACTCTTCCGCCGCGCCTTTGGAGCTGTCGTACTGCCGGAACAGCAACTCCCGCAACCAGCGATGGGCAGTATCCCGATGCCTGCGCTCATGCCATACCGCAATCTTGGTAAAGCCCGGCACCTCCAGCGGTGGCGGGAACACCTCCAGCCCCTCTGCCCCCTGCACCAGCCGACTCGGCAGAATGGCGATCATATCGCTGGCACGCAGAATATCGGGCAAGACCAGAAAGCTTTTCACCGACAGCGTGACCTGACGCTGCTTGCCAAGCGCCTGCAATGCCTCATCCGTGACGCCATGAAAGCTCCCGCCGCTGTACGACACCAGCGCATGATCCAGTGCACAGAACTGATCCACAGTCAGCGGCGTACCCTGCTGCATAACCGGATGCCCGGCACGCAGCACACAGACATAGTGCTCATCAAACAGCGTGCGGCAGTGTAAATCTGGCGGCGCCGACTCTGGCGTAATCAGCGCCAGATCAATGTCACCGCGCTCCAGCTGGGCTTGCACCTGCTGGTCATCGACCGGCACCAGCGCAATTCTGATCTGCGGCGCATGACGTTTGAGTGCAGACAGAAAGGGCGCGGCAATGGTGCTTAGGGCATAGTCTGTCGCGGCCAGCGTAAAGGCCAGCTGCGAGGTCGAGGGGTCAAAATGCAATGGCTGGATCAGCACGCCAATATCACTGATAACCTGCTTTAACGGTGCGGCCAGCTCCAGCGCACGCGGGGTCGGCACAATCCCGCGCTGGGCACGCACAAACAAAGGGTCACCGAAATAGCCCCGCAGCCGCGTCAACATGCCACTCATGGCAGGCTGAGTAATCCCCAGCCGCGTGGCGGCACGTGTCACGTTGCACTCATCAAGGAGCGCATCCAGGGCTTTGAGCAGATTCAGATCCAGCCCTTTGATCTCTTTCATGGTTCCCTCTCAAAGCAATACCGGTCGCAGCTTATATGGAGACAACTCTGCCGATTGCCACCACAGCCAGTGCCTGGCTCAGGATGCGCGGTGCCTAGCCAGAACAGCTCATCAGGTTACGTTAAACAAAGATATTGCTTATTACAGAACTGGCTAAGAAATTCCATCTAGTACCGATAGACATCAAGGGTTCGCTTACCGTCACGATGTACCATCATGTCGTTCTGGGCAGAGATGAGAAAGGGAGACATCATCATTTTGAGTACTTCATCCTTGAAAAATCGGGAATAAGGTATACCTTTTGGGTAGTCTGATGATGATTGAAATACCTTTTAATGATTCAACTGCGCATTGACTAATTTATTTTTCTATTAAAATCAAAGTTTTACGTGACAGCTGTTTAAGATAAAGTTTGTTAAAAGGTATACCTTTTAATAATTGTTATGAGGTCGAAGACCTCATTAACACACGGTTAGGTATTTAAAGGATTTTTAAGAATGTCTACTGGAACTAAAATACATCTCGGAACTATAAGTATGGGCATTCCTCTAATTTACAGAGATGTAGTCTCAAAAATATTTTCATATCATCTGGCCACAGAGGCAACACTTGCAAAATATATTGAAAAACACTCGCTCAAACCGAAGAAAAATCAATTTTCATCTCGTTTAATATCGGTTGAGGAAAGAGGTGAGTTTAGTGACTGGGTTATAGAGGCTTGTAGGAAGTTAAATAGAGTTAGAAATAAATGCGTTCATATTGAATCTGCTGAGTATCAAAATATTAATATAAGAA
This Pokkaliibacter sp. MBI-7 DNA region includes the following protein-coding sequences:
- a CDS encoding SRPBCC domain-containing protein encodes the protein MKMNAIIWPEGYVPGYTENYVSNEVIVAGLSAADIWPLLATPSEWPGYYTNSANVRFYDEQGPVLTCDDRFYFETFGFPVEARCNEFVAPTADQPGRVAWHGWAGEEGSESRLDVHHAWLVENLEGGRVRILTQETQKGKPAAELHVAKPNPMINGHQDWLDGLVSAARARKAQAQ
- a CDS encoding LysR family transcriptional regulator gives rise to the protein MKEIKGLDLNLLKALDALLDECNVTRAATRLGITQPAMSGMLTRLRGYFGDPLFVRAQRGIVPTPRALELAAPLKQVISDIGVLIQPLHFDPSTSQLAFTLAATDYALSTIAAPFLSALKRHAPQIRIALVPVDDQQVQAQLERGDIDLALITPESAPPDLHCRTLFDEHYVCVLRAGHPVMQQGTPLTVDQFCALDHALVSYSGGSFHGVTDEALQALGKQRQVTLSVKSFLVLPDILRASDMIAILPSRLVQGAEGLEVFPPPLEVPGFTKIAVWHERRHRDTAHRWLRELLFRQYDSSKGAAEE